The Agromyces marinus genome window below encodes:
- a CDS encoding D-alanine--D-alanine ligase family protein — MDKLRVVLLFGGRSSEHSISCATAGGVLRAIDRERYELIPVGITREGAFVLEADDADRFALDPERLPEVHDNGTRVLWPDSSASRELRVVTADGGTASLGEVDLVFPILHGPFGEDGTVQGLLELVGLPYVGSGVLASALGMHKHFAKTALAAAGIPVAPWRTVTVREWADDPARVREAAASLGLPQFVKPARAGSSVGVSKVTDAAGLDAALEIAFAEDDTVLIESAVVGREVEIAVLGGAPGERPRASVAGEIVLAGDGFYDFAAKYLDAPGVDLVCPAELGDGRLEEMRELAIRAFEAIGAEGLARADFFLTDGGFVVNELNTMPGFTPISMFPRCWQESGLSYPELIDELIRVGLARGVRVG, encoded by the coding sequence ATGGACAAGCTCAGGGTGGTTCTGCTCTTCGGCGGGCGTTCAAGCGAGCATTCGATCAGCTGCGCCACGGCGGGGGGAGTGCTCCGGGCGATCGACCGTGAGCGCTACGAGCTGATCCCCGTCGGCATCACGCGCGAGGGGGCGTTCGTCCTCGAGGCCGACGACGCCGACCGGTTCGCCCTCGACCCGGAGCGCCTGCCCGAGGTGCACGACAACGGCACGCGCGTGCTGTGGCCCGACTCGTCGGCCTCGCGCGAGCTGCGGGTCGTGACGGCCGACGGCGGCACGGCCTCGCTCGGCGAGGTCGACCTCGTCTTCCCGATCCTGCACGGGCCGTTCGGCGAGGACGGCACGGTCCAGGGGCTGCTCGAGCTCGTGGGCCTGCCGTACGTCGGGTCGGGCGTGCTCGCGAGCGCCCTCGGCATGCACAAGCACTTCGCCAAGACCGCGCTGGCCGCCGCGGGGATCCCCGTCGCACCGTGGCGCACGGTGACCGTGCGCGAGTGGGCGGACGACCCCGCCCGGGTCCGCGAGGCGGCCGCCTCGCTCGGCCTTCCGCAGTTCGTCAAGCCCGCGCGGGCCGGTTCATCGGTCGGCGTGAGCAAGGTGACGGATGCCGCGGGGCTCGACGCCGCACTCGAGATCGCGTTCGCCGAGGACGACACCGTGCTCATCGAGTCGGCCGTGGTCGGCCGCGAGGTCGAGATCGCGGTCCTCGGCGGCGCGCCGGGCGAGCGTCCGCGTGCGTCGGTCGCGGGCGAGATCGTGCTCGCGGGCGACGGCTTCTACGACTTCGCGGCGAAGTACCTCGACGCCCCCGGGGTCGACCTGGTGTGTCCGGCCGAGCTCGGCGACGGCCGGCTGGAGGAGATGCGCGAGCTCGCGATCCGCGCGTTCGAGGCGATCGGCGCGGAGGGCCTCGCCCGAGCCGACTTCTTCCTGACCGATGGCGGGTTCGTGGTGAACGAACTCAACACGATGCCGGGGTTCACGCCGATCTCGATGTTCCCCAGGTGCTGGCAGGAGTCTGGGC
- a CDS encoding NAD(P)H-dependent glycerol-3-phosphate dehydrogenase encodes MARAGRRAPGRRVAVLGAGSWGTTFAKILADGGADVVLWARRPELAREIQEAKRNSDYLPGINLPIGLRATSRLDLALAGAEQVFVCVPSQSLRDNLIAAEPHLHAQATVVSLMKGVEKATGHRMSEVIAEILPIAESQIAVISGPNLALEIAREQPTAAVVSSTSLETAQAVASVARNTYFHSFVNTDVIGTEFGGVLKNLIAVAIGIVDGAGYGENTKASIITRGLVEMTDFAVAYGAHPDTLSGLAGLGDLIATCQSPLSRNNTAGRLLGQGYKLPEVVNQMQQTTEGLASVGPILELARAKGVEMPIVEQVRQVLAGSLDPKDIAPHLTTDDEPQGERTSDGQAQGGSALRRAFKRAFDQLRHGGGSAPGDRP; translated from the coding sequence ATGGCTAGGGCCGGGCGCCGGGCCCCGGGCAGGCGCGTCGCGGTCCTCGGCGCCGGCAGCTGGGGCACGACGTTCGCGAAGATCCTCGCCGACGGCGGCGCCGACGTCGTGCTGTGGGCCCGCCGTCCGGAACTGGCGCGCGAGATCCAGGAGGCCAAGCGCAACAGCGACTACCTGCCCGGCATCAACCTGCCCATCGGGCTCCGCGCGACGAGCCGGCTCGATCTCGCACTGGCGGGTGCCGAGCAGGTGTTCGTGTGCGTGCCCAGCCAGTCACTGCGCGACAACCTGATCGCCGCGGAGCCGCACCTGCACGCCCAGGCGACCGTCGTCTCGCTCATGAAGGGCGTCGAGAAGGCCACCGGCCACCGCATGAGCGAGGTCATCGCCGAGATCCTGCCCATCGCCGAGTCGCAGATCGCGGTCATCTCCGGTCCCAACCTCGCGCTCGAGATCGCGCGGGAGCAGCCGACGGCGGCCGTCGTGTCCTCGACGAGCCTCGAGACGGCGCAGGCCGTGGCATCCGTCGCCCGGAACACCTACTTCCACTCGTTCGTGAACACCGACGTGATCGGCACCGAGTTCGGCGGGGTGCTGAAGAACCTCATCGCCGTGGCGATCGGCATCGTCGACGGTGCCGGCTACGGCGAGAACACGAAGGCGTCGATCATCACCCGCGGCCTGGTCGAGATGACCGACTTCGCCGTCGCCTACGGCGCGCACCCCGACACGCTGTCGGGGCTGGCCGGCCTCGGCGACCTCATCGCGACCTGCCAGTCGCCGCTCTCGCGGAACAACACGGCCGGGCGGCTGCTCGGCCAGGGCTACAAGCTGCCCGAGGTCGTCAACCAGATGCAGCAGACCACCGAGGGGCTCGCATCCGTGGGCCCGATCCTGGAGCTCGCGCGCGCGAAGGGCGTCGAGATGCCCATCGTCGAGCAGGTCCGCCAGGTGCTGGCCGGATCGCTCGACCCGAAGGACATCGCACCGCACCTCACGACCGACGACGAGCCGCAGGGCGAAAGGACTTCAGATGGACAAGCTCAGGGTGGTTCTGCTCTTCGGCGGGCGTTCAAGCGAGCATTCGATCAGCTGCGCCACGGCGGGGGGAGTGCTCCGGGCGATCGACCGTGA
- a CDS encoding lysophospholipid acyltransferase family protein: MPHQDPTASAAPVKRGAEKRRPSFFWVLAALVLPLWSLGVKYRFHHAERMPQSGPLVLAPNHYSEIDPIVMGAAAWHLGRLPRFMAKASLFKNPVLGWFLRTSGQIPVERAGSRSHAALRAAEDLVEKGRMVIVYPEGSLTRDPDLWPMRGKTGAVRIALERGIPLVPAAHWGTQAIMPRYAKKLSFFPRKTVDVIVGEPVDLSAYEGRPLDQATMAAATDDLMDAIAALVGELRGETPPPERWDPTAHGQRETGRLDG; the protein is encoded by the coding sequence GTGCCACACCAAGACCCGACCGCCTCGGCGGCGCCCGTGAAGCGCGGCGCCGAGAAGCGGCGTCCCTCGTTCTTCTGGGTGCTCGCCGCCCTCGTCCTCCCGCTGTGGAGTCTCGGCGTGAAGTACCGGTTCCACCACGCCGAGCGGATGCCGCAGTCCGGACCGCTCGTGCTCGCGCCCAACCACTACAGCGAGATCGACCCGATCGTCATGGGGGCCGCGGCATGGCACCTCGGGCGCCTGCCGCGGTTCATGGCCAAGGCCTCGCTGTTCAAGAACCCCGTGCTCGGCTGGTTCCTGCGCACCTCGGGGCAGATCCCCGTCGAGCGTGCGGGCAGCCGCAGCCACGCGGCGCTCCGCGCCGCGGAGGACCTCGTCGAGAAGGGCCGGATGGTCATCGTCTACCCGGAGGGCTCGCTCACCCGCGACCCGGACCTGTGGCCGATGCGCGGCAAGACCGGCGCCGTGCGCATCGCGCTCGAGCGCGGCATCCCGCTCGTTCCCGCAGCCCACTGGGGAACGCAGGCGATCATGCCCCGCTACGCGAAGAAGCTCAGCTTCTTCCCGCGCAAGACGGTCGACGTCATCGTCGGCGAACCCGTCGACCTGTCGGCGTACGAGGGCCGGCCGCTCGACCAGGCGACCATGGCGGCCGCGACCGACGACCTCATGGACGCGATCGCGGCACTCGTCGGCGAACTGCGGGGCGAGACGCCGCCGCCCGAGCGCTGGGACCCGACCGCGCACGGCCAGCGCGAGACGGGGCGACTCGATGGCTAG